The Aedes aegypti strain LVP_AGWG chromosome 1, AaegL5.0 Primary Assembly, whole genome shotgun sequence sequence TTCAAATACATCTATATGATATCTTGCTTGTTGATtgcattttacatttttcaacacgttaataaaatatattactatgaaaactgccaaaaatgtgggaaaaaaatattagattAATTTTTTTACCCATTTCCGATTTTCAAGCAGACATTGGcctatttatgagttttgttaAAAGGGGTTTCCAAcgaatgagcaagagagagtcattggcctctcacccCTACTGAGGCCAATGACAGTTAGCGAAtttttccgattgtaggccaTCTTGATGGAGAAAGATCTGATCATCGGCAGTTTTGAGCAGTGGACcaatgaataatttgaaaaaagcgGTATTAGCTGCTTTGAAAATCGAGTTTATAACGTTTTATAAcgagttttatgattatgttgacaaaGTTTGTATAGTTTGTGTGTGTTGGGAGATACAATCGAATTGTATAAAATGTCGTTTTTCGCCAACtaatcaaagaaaataaaaatacagagcctttttattttgcaagtaaaacagctgtgtgttattatttacgatttgtcgattttaactGCTTTTTAACTTTTggcatttgcttcatttttacttGAGCTTTGATACAGTTTGGTCTCGAGAGAACATTTTTACTGAGTTGCAAATATATGATCTGTCTGAAACCTATTGTGCTCCTTTCAACGTAAATTCTCGTAACGTCAGCTATAGTTACACAACGCACAGCCATGCAAATTCTATTCAGTGTGatcttgaaaattaaaaactaaGATAATTTCTGGAGGTACCAATAAAAATATCTGAGATATTTGAAGTTTAATCCTTAGTAGATTTTGCGAGCTTACTGACGAGATCCAAGGTTTTCGGAGATTTCCTGACgtcttgttgggtggctcgagagggtgaTTTAGTGGGTGgttcgagtgggtggcaacattatgtttccGTACTCAATGAACATTCACCTTAAGAGCATGCATCTTTAGGGGTCCATGAGGCGTTTGTAAAGTTTCAAAGGGGGTCGGGGCaccaaaaaggttgagaaccactggtcTATTAGataagtagaagcattaacctaagaatgctaatgtcgcactgttcgtgttaccaacatctagtttgccacgagctgacagcttgagtaccggtcctcaaagtgtcaaataaattttaaaatcatccactacaacatggcatcgatcaaacaatgaaaatatacattttaaggtgataataaactaattcagttttgtgagaacagcgccattagcgttctactactaatatttctattattagatacgacgggcaagttatttgagaggttgatcctcaacaggctagtaccgtatacggaaggtgcggacggcctgtccaacaaccagtatggattcaggaaaggtaaatctaccctggacgctatccagtcggtcgttcagagaGCTGaagtggcaatcgagcataaaaggagctcggatgtgaagaatgcgctCAACAGCGCAAACTGGGAAGCGACAGCCCACCCACTTCACCGCCtaaaggtaccggtgcagttgtgtaagcttctagaaagctattttgatggtaggattctactgtatgacacagaggaggggcagaaaaacgttcgaattaccgcaggagtacctcaaggttcaatcctgggcccgctgttatggaatgcgatgtacgatgacgtactgaggctgccccttccgactggtgttaagattgttggcttcgccgaccatatcaccctagtggtctaagGCGAATCGATGAAGgcagtagagttgacagcatcgcactctatttccatagttgtggaatggatgaagtctaggaaactaggactggcccgtcacaagactgaggtgatGCTTGTCAACAACTGCAAGTCCGAGCAaggggcgcttatctcggtaggtgattgcaccgtagagtccaagcgatccctcaggcatcttggggtaacgatcgatgacaagctcagcttcacTAGCCACGTTGGATATGCCTGTAAAGGACATATACGGTGATaacggcgctttcgaggatgatgccTAACAACTCTACTGTAAtcgccagcaaacgcaagctgctggcacgCGTGgtgctatccatactaaggtatggagggtCAATCTGGTGAAAAGCGTATaaaacgagcagaaacctaaagcggttggaaagcacgtacagaaGCATGTGCTTGAGAGTAAAAAGTGCATACTGGActgtatctaaagaggccgtgtgcatcatagccgggatgacgcccatcgggctcatcatcaaggaagatgttcaatgcatcaaccaaagaggtaccagaggagtccgcgacacgtgtttAGAGGAAAatttcagaagctggcagcaggaatgggattactccactaaaggtagatgAACTCATCGGCTCATACCAAATGTAtcagattggtataaaagaaatcatggggaagtgaacttccgcctgacgcagtttctgtcagggcatggttgctataggcagtacctgcataggttcgggcactcagaatgtCCTGCGTGCTCCATTTGTGCTGGTGTGCAGGAAACAGCGGAgaatgtcgtgttcgattgcccgcgtttcattgttgtgagagatcgcatgTTTGCAATATAAtccagagaatgtgtgcggatgccgagtgctggaatgcagtaactacggctgtcacaaGTAACTACAGTGGACGTCTGACTAAACATAAATCACGAGAACCAGTCAGCTTGTCTGCTTCGCAGATCATTTTGCTAGTTGCATATATTGCCTTCTGAAACCCATTTCCGGTTGGGAGCATCTACCCATTCGAAAATCTAGAACGGTATTACACACAAATCCATCTCAAAAACTCACCAATTTGACTAGATACTGCTGCGGTGGCAATGGCGACGGCACTTGGCACGCTGAGCGTCGCATTGCCACCACCACCGGTTTGCTGTTGATTGTTACCGCTGCTGGTGCCGTTGGCGTTGGCGGAGGAACATAGGGACTGAACGATGGACGACACTGTGGACGAACAGGACGACGAAGAGGATGATGAGGAAACGGGCGACACCAACGCTCCTGACAACTGCTGCTGAACGGACACACTGGCAGACGGACTGACAGCGTCCACCACCACCGGGTTCTGGTGAGCACTGTGCTGGTGGTTCTTTAGCCTCTGGGATGTTTTGTAGCTTTTGCCACAGTGGCATTTGAAGCCCTTCCGGACGCGACTAAAATAGGAAATCGTGTTAATAATATCGAAGAACTGAGATAACTATCAAGTGAGGTAACATACTTTCCGTCCTTTTTATGGCCGTTCTTCGAGTGGTACTTGATTCCGTTCACGTTCTTGTACCGCTTTTTGCAACCCGGCACTGGACACGCAAACGGTTTCTCATTGGATGAGTTCAACCCGTTTCCACTGGATGATGAATGGCGCCTGAAATGAAAGGGTAGTAGTTTAGCTTACGACATGTATGGCTTAGGTATGGACAGCCCCTGAAACTGTGACGTAGGAGGCGTCAATATTACATATGTTTCTTTAAAATTAAGTGCTTATCTGATCTTCACGCCACTTCGAGGCTAGCGCTCTAGGCCGGGACCAACCTCGAATTACGGCAAAGCTTACGATCAGTtgtcgcataacttgtgatctcgccctaaaagccattaatattcgagtgtgtagcttgttgttaccgaaCAAACTAATGGATATACatgttattcaacaatgctacgatgaaaaGAAGATCCTTCTCTATCCCCCGGTGGTGATTGATTTCATCCTgttccattcatttgcttacaAATAAGAAGCTACACACTCGATTACCAATGGCAttaagggcgagatcacaagttatgcgaggtTTCAGGACGATTTACAAATGAACAAACCTGCTTCCATAGCGCATTATGAACTCCGAACTGAACTCCTCCGTCGTCCACGAATCGTTGCTGTCCTCCGACTCGGACACCATCATGTCGTCATCGTCCATTTCGCTACCTGAAATCCGAACATTTTCTCATCAGAATACAATGCAAGAGTCAAGGTACCAGTTTCCAAGGAACCTACCAGTGGGCGTTGTACTTCGGTTCGAGGATGACATGCTGTAGCTGTGATGCTTGATAGCTATCTTGCGTTTCATATCGGTACCAGCCGATCCTGCCGCCGCAAGCTTACCATCCGCACTCGTCCCAGTGTTCCCACCGGTTCCACTCCCCGTCGTTCCCCCTCCTCCACCTCCCAGACCCCCACTTCCGCCTCCATGCAACGATGACGACGTGATACTGCCGGGCGTTCCCGGAGGTGTGCTTTGATACGCTGTACTGTCAGCACCACCCCCGGCACTGGACGCCGTCAGACTGCCGCCATTGTGTCCACCACTACTGCCCAGGCTGCCCTTGAGGCCGCCACAGCCGCCGGCTCCAGTGGCTCCATTGGTCAGGGAGTTCTCCTTCCGCGATGGATCCGTGATGAAGCGCAGCACATAGCTCAAGGGAAGACACGTGGACTGCGACTTTTCCTTCTGGCCGATGATCTGCGAGTCGTAGTCTGAAAAATAGAGACGGATGTTGGAATTAATCAGAGGCTGGTTATGGTTTGtacaattttctacaaaatattGCTTTTGTGTGTCCCGGGGTTCTGTTACTAGTAGAGTACTACATAAAAACTCAAATGCAGGTCAAGTTCAAGTGGCACGAACATgatcatgagcatgattgaccaccCGTTGCTACTCCGTTGTTGCAGGAACAGCTGTACTGACATAGgcaaccaacagacgctactctggatcagtagcatcttcagtttgtaagtactggtgctctcattcaTGTAAcaatcaataacggcgctggttgcgtccgaatgcaggtcaatttagttttttgagggaaatgttgacgtgctacttgctttatggaagccgaggagtcctctgcacttccacaagaaaacactgggaatttggatatgggaaaggattcgttttgtaGAACGATAGAGatttaatttgaaatcaaaGTGTGAACATATACACGGATGAACGATtctgatagtgcggttactatgcgAACCGGACATGATCCTGATTTCTGGAACCGGTattcgtcgctcgcccacaagggatcatgcaacagattcaacggatgaACAATAACTCTGTAGGCCAAGTTTGAGTGGCACGTGAAATCACAGTGAAGATCGAATCTGAGTCGCTCAATATTACGTAACTCAGGGTTACagtatattgctgtgtgcgtttgaaatgcaaatatcaaatgcgggaacaccaaacgcggtaagatttttaacaaggaaggcgaagtcaaagattgattttctttgctaggttggcggtgatagagttaatggttgctaagtatcctttggttactttgtgttaccgcatttgaagctcaaTTAGACTGGATTTacacgtcaaacgcgaacagcTATATTTGGTATTTCAACATTCATTGTTCTGCACTATTCTACAAGTTGCACAGTTAATTAATTGTCAAGTTCTAGGAAATTCCAGCCTAAGGAattttgctgttataaggttttgatgtTTTGCGGTttacaaatgtacaaatttaaaatgaaacTGTGAAAAGAAACCacggtggggatcgaacccacgaaatcgaattcaggttaacttctgcgtttatgagtcctctcatggcatagtggtaacgcgccccaactagagatcggggagtcgtgagttcgattctcactgagaagacgtgtaactttttcgaaaatcttcacatcaatttgtccatctaatccaattgcaaattatatgtaatgtttagcttttcggtagttgttaatccTCCAGCAATGTTTATACAGATTTTCTAAGCATGCCCACCTTTTTCTCTATCAATCTCCAtaaattctagcaaaaatataataatttttcatggttttcttcagaCTCTTTAGCAAATTTATCAATCTCATGTGCGATATGAAAAATTTCGTAAACAGTTTTCGAACAAGTTCTAGGAAAActccttttatttatttttttacacttcaatcgtcgcgctgttgtattttgtacaacactgttgaaaaaacctcgcttttccggaagaactgccaataaattcccggtggagctccagatgaactttggaagaatttctggagaaattcccagataaattgtggaggaattccttaagaaactgtgaaggatttccggaggaactccggagTAAGTCCCGGAGGAAGACTGAAGGAATATTCAGAgaaactccagaggaattcctggaggaaccccggaagcatttctggagaaactacaaagaaattactggaagaacTCTGACGtaattctaggagaaactcgtaagaaattcctggacaaatttcaaagaaatacttggaaaaaatctgaaggatttcttgagaaaatctaGGGGAATACTCAGAGTAATTCTAGAAGGATTCCTagtggaactccggaggatttccAAGGAAATACTGGTGGATTCCTAATGAAACTCTGATTAAATTCATCgtattcccggtggagctccaaagCAATTTCCGATTGAGtcgtctagaaattcctcggaggattttttccaagaattcctcggaGATTCCCCAAGAACTCCaccgggattttctccaggaattcttcatgtgatttccaatagcaattcctccgtgGATTTCGTCCACGATTTtggtggaggaattcctggtgcattcctcctcctgggattctctccaggaattcttctggggatttcatccagagatttcgcCAAGGAGAATTTGCTTCAGAAACTTCTCTGGAAATTTGCTCCAggttcctccgaggattttctccggaaatttctccggagattttttccaagaattgttCCGGTGATTTcgcccaagaactcctccgggattttctccaggaattctcaaGGAGATTTAGAACAGCAAATCTTTCgaggattttgtccaggaattcctctgtggaTTTTATCCGGAAGTTCTTCCGGGGTTTTACTCTAGAAGtacctccaaagatttcattacattaagatttcctccaggatttaatccagaaattcactgagaaattccttcggggatttttcagaaaatttctccTGAGCTTTCTTCTGGcaactcctccagaaatttgaCCGTgggtttcctccggggattttctccagacatTTCTCGGGGTATCTCAAATagcaattcttccggagatttgcCTCAGAAATAATTTCCCGGACACTTCAAAgggattttctccataaatttatccagcatatcctccgaAGTTTCACCAAAGCTCCACCGGGAAGTACTTTGAATTCCCTGGCTCTTTTGGAATTGTTgcgcaggattttttttttcggatttctcccatgaattccttttcgagtcctccagcaattcttcacgagttccttcagcaattcctcctggAGCTTTGGAGGAACTACGGAGGATATTCTGGATAAAATCCTCAAgaattgctggaagaactcCGGAAAAATTACCAGTGAAGCgccgaaggaatttccggaggaactctgaaggaattcctgcagactctggacaaaatcctagagaatctccaaagaatatcctggaggaactatgaagcaattcttggaggaatgccGGAGGAGT is a genomic window containing:
- the LOC110674766 gene encoding uncharacterized protein DDB_G0271670-like; translated protein: MAVFLINICKFNGCGITFPSLGDLIQHIEDTHIDYDSQIIGQKEKSQSTCLPLSYVLRFITDPSRKENSLTNGATGAGGCGGLKGSLGSSGGHNGGSLTASSAGGGADSTAYQSTPPGTPGSITSSSLHGGGSGGLGGGGGGTTGSGTGGNTGTSADGKLAAAGSAGTDMKRKIAIKHHSYSMSSSNRSTTPTGSEMDDDDMMVSESEDSNDSWTTEEFSSEFIMRYGSRRHSSSSGNGLNSSNEKPFACPVPGCKKRYKNVNGIKYHSKNGHKKDGNRVRKGFKCHCGKSYKTSQRLKNHQHSAHQNPVVVDAVSPSASVSVQQQLSGALVSPVSSSSSSSSCSSTVSSIVQSLCSSANANGTSSGNNQQQTGGGGNATLSVPSAVAIATAAVSSQIASSSSSSSSSSSSSSSSSSSSSAGSPNGKYDNLGILTPATSPKLTLMTATGGAGPESLLPMTPISPTGSVGSGTATGSGGGGGGGGNSASSALVSSKALSAATLVGQLHTEET